The proteins below come from a single Leptidea sinapis chromosome Z, ilLepSina1.1, whole genome shotgun sequence genomic window:
- the LOC126978533 gene encoding uncharacterized protein LOC126978533 produces MHSLVASISASLPRVICADLDSCHNNKMLPTYSYQGVLRYYRDYYCLACQVKLETESNVIKHICEESHEAKFADTNYVVAEENIRKINEWYHCEMCNRALKSFASVKLHISEKNHITTKVKLVARRDASGTMCVHDVEIDENSWNGLSEGSCLICDCDYTDENNHLKDATHVVNLFQRKMNVHSKYNIYRTINDTTVHCIICNRLYEHDLIYKHFNTEFHKNEVKRRQKPEEIEVEPTTHVNNCPNLYEELRKTNNDIIKQRISRRSYILRDVYGDLQCVLCEFAINEYHLICHINGQRHILKLNNHEGNRNTNEKSIFHSECTVGRETPNLVQSEQETGANSLEITLDIENDSEAMNEHEPDGASLSENELFKKNLIGSGYMYRQANKKLFCTLCGWAIESGDYIHHIGGEHHHAVLQMHLKKNKKYVRNAVNSLDFDPTTIEKDSSMPNYFENDKILCDSVIDSEFEDYAKAHDLEILPNKTEVRCRKCEKRVPGTLVDLINHINGKYHINYDSHHNDPYDTSQLVMFHRKLN; encoded by the exons ATGCATTCTTTAGTAGCCAGTATTAGCGCTAGCCTCCCGCGCGTGATCTGCGCTGATCTCGACAGCTGCCACAAT aataAAATGTTGCCGACGTATAGTTATCAAGGTGTTCTAAGATATTATCGAGACTATTATTGCTTAGCTTGCCAAGTTAAATTGGAAACTGAGTCTAATGTTATTAAACATATATGTGAAGAGTCTCATGAAGCAAAGTTTGCAGACACTAATTATGTGGTAGCCGAAGAAAATATAAGGAAG aTAAATGAATGGTACCATTGTGAAATGTGCAATAGAGCATTGAAATCATTCGCTAGTGTAAAATTACATATATCAGAGAAAAACCATATCACAACCAAGGTCAAATTAGTAGCGAGAAGAGATGCATCAGGAACTATGTGTGTTCATGACGTCGAAATTGACGAGAACTCATGGAATGGCTTGTCTGAGGGTTCATGTCTTATTTGCGACTGTGATTATACTGATGAAAATAACCACTTGAAGGATGCCACGCACgttgttaatttatttcaacGAAAGATGAATGTCCAttccaaatataatatttatcgaACA ATCAATGATACTACCGTACATTGCATAATATGTAATCGACTATACGAACATGAccttatatataaacattttaacacaGAATTCCACAAGAATGAGGTCAAAAGACGTCAAAAACCAGAAGAAATAGAAGTGGAGCCCACCACACATGTGAACAATTGCCCAAACCTTTATGAAGAACTTCGGAAAACgaataatgatataataaaacaaagaatAAGCCGAAGAAGCTACATACTTCGTGATGTTTATGGCGATCTACAATGTGTCTTATGCGAATTTGCAATAAACGAATATCATCTTATTTGTCATATTAATGGACAGCGTCATATTTTAAAACTGAATAATCACGAGGGCAACAGGAATACTAATGAAAAAAGTATATTTCATTCTGAATGTACTGTAGGACGTGAAACACCAAATTTAGTTCAATCAGAACAGGAAACCGGAGCGAACAGTCTTGAAATAACATTAGATATAGAAAACGACTCTGAAGCTATGAATGAACATGAGCCTGATGGTGCGAGTTTATCagaaaatgaattatttaaaaaaaatttgattggAAGTGGGTACATGTATCGTCAAGCCAATAAAAAGCTATTTTGTACCCTGTGTGGCTGGGCTATAGAGAGTGGTGACTATATACATCACATTGGTGGTGAACACCATCACGCTGTTCTGCAAATGcacttgaaaaaaaataaaaaatatgtgagGAATGCAGTAAATTCGTTAGACTTTGATCCGACTACAATTGAGAAAGATAGTTCTATGCCTAACTATTTTGAAAACGACAAAATTCTTTGTGATTCTGTAATAGATAGTGAATTTGAAGACTACGCGAAGGCTCACGACCTTGAAATATTACCAAATAAAACAGAAGTGAGGTGTAGGAAGTGCGAAAAAAGAGTTCCGGGCACATTAGTAGATTTGATAAATCATATAAATGGAAAGTATCATATTAATTATGATTCACATCATAATGATCCATATGACACAAGCCAGTTGGTTATGTTTCATcgtaaattaaattga